DNA sequence from the Candidatus Krumholzibacteriia bacterium genome:
GCTACTCCTGGGATCACGTCGCCGATCGCATCGAGGCGGTGTCGCGGGCGCGCCTGGCGTCCGCAGGTGCCTGAGGTTTCAAGGCGGCGGTGCTTCGCTCTGGTCGCGGCGCCGCAGCTCGTAGAGCTTGGCGTAGCGGAGGAAGACGTAAGTGCCGTGCAGGGCGGCGACGACGAGTCCAGGGATGCCGTCGCGGAAGCCGCGACGCAGCAGGTAGACGCGCAGGAACTCCAGCGGTGGCCGCAACACCAAGCCGGGGAGGACGCTGCGGGCTCCTGCTTCGTGCATCTGCATCGCCGCCAGACTGGTCAGGCCATCGATCTTGCCCAGGTGATGGCCGATGTCGCGGTACGAGTAGTGCAGGAGATCGTG
Encoded proteins:
- a CDS encoding glycosyltransferase family 2 protein, with protein sequence HDLLHYSYRDIGHHLGKIDGLTSLAAMQMHEAGARSVLPGLVLRPPLEFLRVYLLRRGFRDGIPGLVVAALHGTYVFLRYAKLYELRRRDQSEAPPP